The following DNA comes from Rhodothermales bacterium.
TTACGCCATCGGGCACTACCTGATCGAAGCCGGCTTCACGGTCATCCCCATCAACCCAAATGAATCGACGATCGAAGGAATGACCTCGTATCCCGACCTCCAGAGCGTGCCCGACACCGTGCACATCGATATCGTCAACGTCTTCCGTAAACCAAAATATGCGGCAGACGTCGTCCGCGACACCCTCGCCCGGATCGTCCGCACCGGGGAGAAGCCGGCGATCTGGACCCAAATCGGCGTCTCGAGCCAGGAAGCCGAAAAGCTGGCCACCGAGGCCGGCCTCGTCTACATCGCCAACCGGTGCATTATGGTGGAACACGCGAGGGGAAAGTAAAAAGTGAAAAGTGAAAAGTGAAAAGTGAAACGTACCCTCCACTTTTCACTTTACACTTTTCACTTTGCACTTCAGCTACTGAGTACCTCAAACCTGGACAGCTCAAACCGGAGGCCGTCGCGCATCGGGACGAGGCGGTC
Coding sequences within:
- a CDS encoding CoA-binding protein translates to MSILTDTLASARTIAVVGFSPDPSRTSYAIGHYLIEAGFTVIPINPNESTIEGMTSYPDLQSVPDTVHIDIVNVFRKPKYAADVVRDTLARIVRTGEKPAIWTQIGVSSQEAEKLATEAGLVYIANRCIMVEHARGK